From Aedes albopictus strain Foshan chromosome 1, AalbF5, whole genome shotgun sequence, one genomic window encodes:
- the LOC134288425 gene encoding uncharacterized protein LOC134288425 translates to MASPIPLCDNATTFVGAKRELKELHRVFYDQKIQEKLIKHISSDGIEFRFIPPRTLNFGGLWEAQVKSFKEHFKKAVGTKVLKVDEPLTALGQIEAVLNSHPLTPISSDSCDFVA, encoded by the coding sequence ATGGCAAGCCCCATTCCATTGTGCGATAACGCAACAACCTTCGTCGGAGCAAAACGAGAGCTAAAAGAGCTGCATCGAGTCTTCTACGACCAGAAGATCCAAGAGAAACTCATCAAGCACATCAGCTCCGACGGCATCGAATTCCGATTCATCCCTCCCCGTACGCTAAACTTCGGTGGTCTCTGGGAGGCGCAGGTCAAGTCATTTAAGGAACACTTCAAGAAGGCTGTCGGAACAAAGGTGTTGAAGGTGGACGAACCGTTGACTGCACTGGGGCAAATCGAAGCGGTCCTCAATTCACATCCGCTAACCCCAATAAGTAGTGATTCCTGTGATTTCGTGGCTTAA